One segment of Nerophis lumbriciformis linkage group LG35, RoL_Nlum_v2.1, whole genome shotgun sequence DNA contains the following:
- the slc10a3 gene encoding P3 protein, giving the protein MRTLFQLCCLFLVTGRASAAGNQTVDGSRYIIIGDGSSNEFEFPENTNGVIVVSSLYRSPNPEAGGKETVTVRSLDPEVLSILNVTDGGHAGPTKSYVISIRSGFPGQAQLEIRLLLDPDRDSEVLIEERTDYSIIVAPGRDDTATRLVRSGGLAHFSENPVLFALLPLIFVNKCAFGCKVEVEVLKALLRSPLPLLLGVLAQFLVMPLYAYCVARLAVLPKALALGLVITCSAPGGGGGYLYSLLLGGDVTLAISMTLVSTVVAAGAMPLSSALYGRVLGVHAALHVPFVKILLTLLFIAIPISLGMMVKLRLPALTRVLLGLIRPFSFVLIVGGIFMAYQMGASILADVRPQIVAVGATVPLLGLAVGAVLAKLAGLAPPQRKTVSIEVGVQNSLLALAVMQLSFRRVEADFASQAPFIVALSSTSEMLLMVLAFYTRRWLCGSHAPASNT; this is encoded by the coding sequence ATGAGGACTTTATTTCAACTATGTTGTCTCTTCCTGGTTACTGGGCGAGCGTCGGCCGCCGGGAACCAAACCGTGGACGGCAGCCGGTACATCATCATCGGGGACGGCTCGTCCAACGAATTCGAGTTTCCTGAAAACACCAACGGCGTGATTGTGGTGTCCAGCTTGTACCGGAGCCCGAACCCGGAAGCGGGCGGGAAAGAGACCGTGACGGTTCGCTCCTTGGACCCGGAGGTCCTCTCCATCCTCAACGTGACGGACGGCGGCCACGCGGGACCCACTAAGAGCTACGTCATCAGCATCCGCTCCGGGTTCCCCGGCCAGGCCCAGCTCGAAATCCGGCTTCTCCTGGACCCGGACCGGGACTCCGAGGTGCTGATCGAGGAGAGAACGGACTACTCCATCATCGTGGCGCCCGGTCGCGACGACACCGCCACGCGACTCGTCCGCTCAGGCGGCTTGGCCCATTTCTCGGAGAACCCGGTTCTGTTCGCCTTGCTGCCCCTCATCTTCGTCAACAAGTGTGCCTTCGGCTgcaaggtggaggtggaggttctAAAGGCGCTGCTGAGGAGTCCGCTTCCTCTGCTGCTGGGGGTTCTGGCCCAGTTCCTGGTGATGCCGCTGTACGCCTACTGTGTGGCCCGCCTGGCCGTCCTGCCCAAAGCGCTAGCCTTGGGGTTGGTCATCACTTGCTCCGCCCCTGGCGGTGGAGGCGGGTACCTGTACAGCCTCCTGCTGGGGGGCGACGTCACCCTGGCCATCTCCATGACATTGGTGTCCACGGTGGTGGCGGCCGGCGCCATGCCGCTGTCGTCGGCGCTGTACGGCCGTGTGCTGGGCGTGCACGCCGCCCTGCACGTGCCCTTCGTGAAGATCCTGCTCACCCTCCTCTTCATCGCCATCCCCATCTCGCTGGGCATGATGGTGAAGCTGCGCCTGCCCGCCCTGACCCGCGTCCTGCTGGGACTCATCAGGCCCTTCAGCTTCGTGCTGATTGTGGGCGGCATCTTCATGGCATACCAGATGGGGGCGTCCATCCTGGCCGACGTCAGGCCCCAGATCGTGGCGGTGGGGGCCACGGTGCCTTTGCTGGGCTTGGCGGTGGGGGCGGTCCTGGCTAAGTTGGCGGGCTTGGCCCCGCCGCAGAGGAAGACGGTGAGCATCGAGGTCGGCGTCCAGAACAGCCTGCTGGCGCTCGCCGTCATGCAGCTGTCCTTTCGCCGCGTGGAGGCGGACTTTGCGTCGCAGGCGCCGTTCATAGTGGCGCTGAGCAGCACCTCGGAGATGCTCCTCATGGTGCTGGCCTTTTACACCCGCCGCTGGTTGTGTGGCTCGCACGCCCCCGCCAGCAACACCTGA